In Desulfovibrio sp. 86, the following proteins share a genomic window:
- the pgsA gene encoding CDP-diacylglycerol--glycerol-3-phosphate 3-phosphatidyltransferase: protein MLNLANKITLLRILMTPLVVLLLYFEGPVTCKLAALAFIFASLTDWADGYVARRSNMVTSMGKFLDPLADKVLICSVLIMFVRLGWAPAWVVIIMVCRELVVTGLRTIAIDEGIVLAADKFGKAKTILQIFAIVPLILHYPLWGMDLSPIGEWLLYAALALALISGSNYCYDFYRRTQARKDSDKV from the coding sequence ATGCTTAATCTTGCTAATAAAATTACGCTATTACGTATTCTTATGACCCCTCTGGTAGTTTTACTGCTGTATTTTGAGGGACCGGTTACCTGTAAACTCGCTGCCCTGGCCTTTATTTTCGCTTCACTGACCGACTGGGCCGATGGCTACGTTGCCCGCCGTTCCAACATGGTCACAAGCATGGGCAAGTTTCTTGATCCCTTGGCAGATAAGGTACTAATCTGTTCCGTTCTCATCATGTTTGTTAGGCTTGGCTGGGCTCCGGCCTGGGTTGTCATCATTATGGTCTGCCGTGAACTGGTGGTCACCGGCCTGCGCACCATAGCCATTGATGAAGGCATAGTGCTTGCCGCTGACAAGTTCGGCAAAGCCAAAACCATTCTGCAAATTTTTGCCATCGTGCCGCTCATACTGCATTATCCACTATGGGGGATGGATCTCAGCCCCATTGGCGAGTGGCTTTTGTATGCAGCGTTGGCTCTGGCCCTCATCTCTGGCTCCAATTACTGCTATGATTTTTACCGCCGTACGCAGGCGCGTAAGGATTCCGACAAAGTATGA